AATGTTGAAATTTACAGGCATCTCAATTGTCATTTTTATATTGTGTTTCATTGCAGTAGGGGAACTTGGACTTAATAATGCTGAAACTCCTAAAAAAGAGAAGCAAGAAGAAAAACCTGTGGAGAAGATTGAAACGTCAGACGATGTAACTTGGCAAGATAAAGTGAAAGAGATTGCTGGTCTTAACAATACACCTACTGAAAAATTCGATACTATTGTAGCTTATGCTAAAAAATATCCATCGACAAAGGCTGAAATTAAAGAATTTGAGAATTACATTATAGCTGAGTATAAAAACAAAAAATATTTAGCGGATATAAAAGATGAAACCTATTTATTAAGCAATATTTTTAAGGCATATGTTATTAATAGATATTATGGGGATGAAGAAACACCTATTAATGATTTTGTCTATGGATTTTATCAAAATTCTAATAATGTTTTGAGAGGAATCGAATCAAGCAATAGCAATACAATTAAATATAATGAACGCCAAATGGATAAAGCGCTAGCAGCCATTGAAAGCCCATAAAATGTCACTTTTTTTGTGACATTTTTTTATGTTTAAAACACATACTTGAAAAAGAGATTTTCAAGTTAAAGGGCAAATTCTTTATATCATTATAATAACTGAGTCTTTCATTTGATTTTTTTATATCGGAAGAAGTAGTATGGAGTTGTAACAAGAGAGGCAGTACATATCCACACTATTATATTAATGTAATAATATCAGAGGAGGAATTCATGATGAATTATCAAAACATTACAGTTGCAGGTAGCGGAGTATTAGGTAGTCAGATTGCCTATCAAACAGCTTTTAAAGGCTTTAATGTAACGGTTTACGATATTAATGATGAAGCTTTGAAAAATGCGCAGGATCGTATCACAAAATTAAAACCATTTTATCAGCAAGATTTAGGAGCCTCACAGGAAGAAGTAGATGCGGCATATGCTCGCCTAACATTTAAAAGCAATCTTGCGGAAGCGGTTGCAGATGCTGATCTTGTCATCGAAGCAATCCCTGAGGTGGTCAAAATTAAAATTGATTTTTATACTAGCCTTGGCAAAGTAGCTCCTGCGAAAACTATTTTCGCTACAAACTCTTCTACATTATTGCCAAGTCAATTTGCTGAAGCAACTGGCCGCCCAGAAAAGTTTTTAGCACTTCATTTCGCAAACACAATTTGGAAAAACAACACTGCTGAAATTATGAAACACCCAGGCACAGACATGAAGATATTCGACGAGGTCGTAGAATTTGCTCGTGCAATCGGCATGGTGCCACTACCATTATATAAAGAGCAGCCAGGCTATATTTTAAATTCATTACTCGTACCATTTTTAGATGCAGCTGAATCTTTACTCGTAAAAGAAGTGGCTGATCCAGAAACAATTGATAAAACATGGATGATTGGTACAGGAGCGCCACTTGGACCATTTGCTATCCTAGACATTGTCGGCATTAACACAGCCTATAACATTGTAGAAGCAAAAGCAGCAGCGTTAGGCGATGAAAACATGAAAAAACTCGCTAATCTGTTAAAAACAGAGTATATCGACAAAGGCAAACTCGGCCGCGCAACAGGCGAAGGCTTCTATAAATATCCAAACCCAAGCTTCGCAAAACCTGATTTCTTAAAAGGCTAATTATCAAACGATGCACATAGCTATTAAAGCTGTGCATCGTTTTTTATTGAATAGAGTTCTCAATATGACTTCGATTTAAAATGATTTGAGCCAGCAAATAAAATGATTGGCTGTAGGGCAAACTGATTGGGTTTCACTACAAACCAAACGGGCTACACATTTTATTGATCGACTTCCTCCACAAATCGCTCGGGCTACCCCTTAAATTGATCAGCTTCCACTCAAAACTGCTCGGGTTACCCCTTATATTGATCACCTTCCTCCACAAACCGCTCGGGCTACACACTATATTGATCGGCTTCCACCACAAACCGCTCGGGCTACACATTTTATTGACCTGCTTCCTCCTCAAACTGCTCGGGTTACACACTATATTGATCGGCTCCACTGAAAACCGCTCGGGTTACCCCTTATATTGATCGGCTTCCACTCGAAACTGCTCGGCTTACACACTATATTGATCAGCTTTCACTCAAAACCGCTCGGGTTACCCCTTATATTGATCAGCTTCCTCCTCAAACCGTTCAGATTACCCCTTAAATTGATCCGCTCCCATCACTATAGGCAACGTTCAAGGTATCGAGAAATAAGTCTCCTCTAAATTTTCATAACAGATTCTGGTTATACGCATAGTATAAACCAACACTAAGAATTACTGATCGGAGGGATTATTATCAGCAATAATAAAATTGCATCGATTAATTTTGTGCTGACTGCCTTACTTCTTTTAGGCATAACAACCTATTATCTTTACAACCAATCACCTCTTCAAATGGGACGCTTAGGTAATGTAGGATTTTGGCTGGCCTTCCCATTGTCTATCATTAATATACTGGTGAGCTTTAAGCTGCTGAAAAATAAGGCACATAGCACTCGAGACCCCTTATAACCTACAAAACTCCAAATTCAGTGAAATTTGGAGTTTGCTTATTATAAAAATAAAACCATATAATCCTCATCAACATATTGCTGTCTTACTTTTAGTGCTCTTCTCTCTGTTCCAAAAACCTCAAATCCCAAAGAAGCATACAATTTTTTTGCTGACGTATTTGTAGACACAACCGTTAAATTAAGCTGCTCAATCCCCTCTAATTCCTTTGCCTTCTTGATGATTTCGTCCATTAAATATCTACCAATACCATGCCCGCGCATTTTTGGAGAAACGTAAACAGCAAAGATACTTGCCTTATGTCTTAACTTCTGCTTACTTTCTTGTACTAGCGTTGCAACACCCACTAATTCTTCGTTATAGAATGTTCCAAATGTGTAAGAACCCTGTGATTCTAACCTCTTTGCAAATTGCTCAAGGGTAAAATCATTTTCCTCCTCAAAGCTAGAACCAAATGCCTCTGGATTAATTTGTAGCCCTTCTAATCTTATATCCCGATACATTTCAGCCTCTGCTGCACTTAATATTCTAATATCCATGCTTTTTCCTCCAAAAAATTTATTTTATATGTACATCCACTACTCATTTCCCTAAAATGGAAATATCAGCAAAAAAGGAGATCTTACATTGAAATCTAATAGTATGATGAAGCATTTTCACACCTTACAAGAGCAAAGAGCTCACTATATGCCCTCGATTCATGCACTCTCACAGGAAGAGCTATGGTATCGTAGCGAGGCGGGAAAATGGTCTATTGGCGAGCACCTTTATCACCTTTATTTAATCCTTAGAATGCTTAAAACAGCAACTAAATGTTCCCTATTTCTCATCCCCTACGCAAAAATGCGAAGAAATAAGCCTTTCACCACTGAAATACATGATATTTACGAAGAATATAAACACCAAAAAGGGAAAGGAATGAAGGCACCAGGAATATTAGTGCCATCTCAGAAAATTCAGTATTCCTTAAACAGCAAAGATATTGAGCAATTCCTCGTAAACGACACTATGGCTATGAAAAAATTGGTGGAAGGTATTGAGGAGGATATCGCAGGACATATCATTTTTCCTGATTCTATTGCTCATTATCCAAACCTTATTCAAGCTATTCAATTGCTTGCTATACATGAAAGGCATCATTTTGAGATTATAGAAAGATTGATAGGAGCTAATCACTTCATGTTTCGAAGTTGACCTAAAAAATTAATGCAAAGGCAATTTTTTAGGTCATCTCTATGTAAAATCTCTAAAGCAGCATTCTTAAAAACTTTTCAAAATGCACGCCTGCCTCGGGCGGAACTTGCTCC
This genomic stretch from Lysinibacillus pakistanensis harbors:
- a CDS encoding 3-hydroxyacyl-CoA dehydrogenase, with translation MNYQNITVAGSGVLGSQIAYQTAFKGFNVTVYDINDEALKNAQDRITKLKPFYQQDLGASQEEVDAAYARLTFKSNLAEAVADADLVIEAIPEVVKIKIDFYTSLGKVAPAKTIFATNSSTLLPSQFAEATGRPEKFLALHFANTIWKNNTAEIMKHPGTDMKIFDEVVEFARAIGMVPLPLYKEQPGYILNSLLVPFLDAAESLLVKEVADPETIDKTWMIGTGAPLGPFAILDIVGINTAYNIVEAKAAALGDENMKKLANLLKTEYIDKGKLGRATGEGFYKYPNPSFAKPDFLKG
- a CDS encoding GNAT family N-acetyltransferase: MDIRILSAAEAEMYRDIRLEGLQINPEAFGSSFEEENDFTLEQFAKRLESQGSYTFGTFYNEELVGVATLVQESKQKLRHKASIFAVYVSPKMRGHGIGRYLMDEIIKKAKELEGIEQLNLTVVSTNTSAKKLYASLGFEVFGTERRALKVRQQYVDEDYMVLFL
- a CDS encoding DinB family protein translates to MKSNSMMKHFHTLQEQRAHYMPSIHALSQEELWYRSEAGKWSIGEHLYHLYLILRMLKTATKCSLFLIPYAKMRRNKPFTTEIHDIYEEYKHQKGKGMKAPGILVPSQKIQYSLNSKDIEQFLVNDTMAMKKLVEGIEEDIAGHIIFPDSIAHYPNLIQAIQLLAIHERHHFEIIERLIGANHFMFRS